Within Cyprinus carpio isolate SPL01 chromosome A11, ASM1834038v1, whole genome shotgun sequence, the genomic segment tttttttaatggtaaaaacCTGCACCCTCAGTTGCCCCAGAAAGTATCTAATTTAAGTCATGCTTAAATGCTTAaagaaatatcaaatatataatatcaaagcAAGTGTTTTATCCCCCTCAAGGAAAACATGTCACAACCAGAAGTTTAAGTTTGAAATGATAAATCAATTGACACTGTTCTTCATAAtaaactgacttcatacatcacATAAAAGTCACCATAAATGGCTAATAAAAGTGACATTACTGTACTTCTGACAAAAACTCAAACATCATTTGTTTCAGGATGCCActtagtttaatattttgtatctaaatgaaatgaaattcaaacatttttatgcatactTTTAGAGCCACTTTATAATGAATACAGATGTTCAGaaccacaaaagaaaacaagcgATGATTATTTCCATTTTGTTTGTGCTTCTTTATTTTTCTGGTCcctcaaataatatttattgaataaacaCTTTATCTGCAGTAAAGCTGTAAACGCAGAGTGTTTGACAAGAACATCTTTGTAAAGGTTAACGCTCTGTGTTTTGAATGTGCTCAAGATTCTAAAAGTGCTTTTATATCATGTATTGCTAAAGCAAATGGCATTAAATTTATCAGAGGAAATATAGACACTGACAGAAAAACAGGGGCTGTACAGGGGCTTTCATTAGTGCTCATAATACACATAGATTTCACATACAGGATATATGTTTTCAGTTAGATGATGAAATGCATATATTAATGTTTTCGAGTGCCATCAAcacttgaaaaacaaaacagagtaaaacaaaacaccagtcgACACCCCGAACCCCACCctgtcacaaaaaatatatattttagaaatgatCACATTTAGGACTTATTCACTGTGCTTCAATAAGGTATAGCTCTGTTCTCGATGAAAAGATCTCAATCACATTTAATATGAAGGTAGTTTATATCATCAGACATGCATTATGCACTGTACTCTGTTATACCAGGTTACATCACTGGCAAGCCGGTTAACTAAGAATGTCCTTCGTCCCAAATTGTTTTCTGATTTGTAATAGGCTTTTGTGCTGCTATAGTATATGGAATTTGGAAGAGCGGATAGTGTCGCCTCTTCAGCTGTGCCCAGGCCTCTTCCGTCTTTGGATGAGAATCCCGTACAATGCAGAACCAGTTCAAGACATTTATGTCTGCATTTCGACACTGTACCATTAAAGACACAGCCTGATGTAAAAATGGCCACATTGATGATTTAGTCTGCCTTGAATTCAATAAAAAGTCATCAGAAAGCAGTAAAGAGAGCATGTGTGAGAATCGTGGGACGTCCTCCCTGCTTCATGTGTCAGCTCTTATAGTCTTGTACACAGAATCACTACAGGAGCCAGAACAAACAGGTGAAGGGAGATAGTCGACGATTTTGGATGCACACTAAAGATTACCTGATTAAGACTGAGAGGGATGGAgagttaaagggagagttcacccaaaaatgaaagttctgtcatcattttctcactcttGCGTCGCTTAATTCTACActtaattaacacacacacacaaaagaaaagtaAGGATCGTAAAGGTGCAAAAGGACCATCAAAGTATCATAAAGGCGGTTTGTATGAATTGTGCTCTTTTCCAAGTCTTATGAATGCATTCAATAGATCTGAGTGAGAAAATGGCTGaaatttatgttttacatttaccCTGGGTCAGTTTGCCATGTTATTGTAAGAACTAATGATATTTGATTTATGAACAAATCGTTCGAGTCTTTTTAAAGAATCAGCTGATTCAGTTCATAAAATTggtctgaatgaatcattcacatgTTCAACTTGTGGTAATGACTCTGAAACCCAACACAAAGTTTTCATATGATAtcatatgtgacccaggaccacaaaaccagtcttaagtgtcaattttttgcaattgagatttatacatcgaCTAaaggctgaataaataagctttccattgatgtatggtttattaggatcggacaatattatgccgagatacaactatttgaaaatctggaatctgagggtgcaaaaaaatcaaaatactgagaaaatcgccatttgaagttgtccaaatgaattctcagcaatgcatattactaatcaaaaatttaatttgtattagagCTTAGATCGGGCCCAACAAATCAAGCCCGACCCTACCCGAGCCCGAGCACGTTGTGTCCGAGCCCGGCCCGGCCCGACACGTTCACTGTAACTATGAGCCCGAGCCCGATATAAACccgaccatttttaatatgtggGCCGTTATAACCAGGGGCGGCGCCATGTTTTTTTTAACGCAGGTGCTGCTGTGCTAGATCATTTAGGCTACAGGGGGGGAGCtgcgcagttatatatatataatataaatactattaataaatgagcaaaaattggccactcaatattaaatattaaattattttaattatcataattaaagttttaattttattaaattgaacaagcacaacattcagcattcaattaaatattcttaaagattaattattattaataatgttacttcaaaatattgttatttcaacataatatgtgtgtgagcaacaagcaagatgtgcatttgtaaattcggtgagttttaaatgtgtatgtgtgaccgTGGCGCGCCGGCGCCTCCATGTcattattacattgtctgctatattgctttttttttttattaaaatccaggcaattggttgatgaaaaatgtattaaaattaagatacaatttatactaaACGAAATTCACCTTAaagaaaatctttcttcaaaacaaaacttaaacttgaaactaaatgtgcttatttaatggCTAAAACACGTATGCTACTACAGACTCTTTTTGTACAAATtgcagcacattcatttaattctgaattttgcacatgtaagttgaaaggcatttgtttgtgcatagtaacatatctgtaacatttatcaagttcataattgtgcgtgcattttttttttattatgatcttAATGAATAATACGACAAGGAAGAAGCATGTAAACTGCGTTTGTTGTTTATTCAGATATAACTGAATTGGATCGTAAATGGATCTGAAATTCCGAATGAAgaaaaacgtaaaaaataaaaataaaaagataaacagtgaacaatgatgaacacagaaaaagatGGCCTAagaccggtttttttttttttttgctgtcataggCAAGCAGCGTGCCGCATTTTATGCACGAGACAAAGCCAACACATATGTTGTCACTCCCCAcgactagtttaaaatgtttccatacctccgattttcctccaaacttgctcaaagttaattctcctgttttaatttttttttctttgattcttcaaGCTCCATGTGGCACTTAAGCTACTGAATAGTACAGCACGCACAGCAGGTGTGTGATGCGTCACGCGTGCGAGACTGCGAATGCGAGTGGACGAGACGCTGCGCATGACACGTGATGTGCTTTATCAAGGGACCAACCCTACCCGAAACAACGACCCTACCCGGACCGGTCTCCCCCACACGGCCCGCGGGTCGGGTCGGGTCGAGTCCGGGCTCGGGCTCGGGCAGAGAATCTAAGctctaatttgtatatatttatggtaggaaaagaaaaatcgataattttgacccatacaatgttttttttttggctattgctaaaaatataccccaacgacttaagactggttttgtggtccagggtcacatatgacctCCCTCATAAGACTTAGAACACaccttttttaagttttttggttGCATGGACAAGTGCGGCCAGTGCATTACAGTGTATTACAATTTCTCTTTGTGTTCCCTGGAAATAATAAAGTCATGTGGGTTAAAATAACAGGACAATAAGTGAacgatgacagaagtttcattttttttgtgcgCACTGTTCCTTTAAGGTTGAGGGACTTATGTACATTTTCGAGGAGTCAGTTACACGTTGAGAGATGCGACAGTGGATCCAGCCTCCTACATCACGCTGCACTTGGCCTTCAGCTTGTCTGCACGTCTCTGCTTGCTGGAGCGCATGTTCAGACTCATATCACGCTTCTTATCCAGATTCAGGAGCTCCTGAAAAAGCTCCTTCACGTTGGTGTTGGTCTTGGCTGATGTTTCCATGAACGCACATTTCCAGATGTTTGCCTGAGCTTCGCCCTCCTTGGTCTCCACTTCGCGCTGGGTCTCGTCGCTCTTGTTGCCAACAAGCATGATGGGGATGTTCTCCACGTTACCTTTGATGGCCAGCACTTGCTGGTAGATGGGCTTCAGCTCCTCCAGCGACTGCCTGCTGGTGATGGAGTAGACCAGGATGAAGGCATGGCCCTTGGAGATGGACAGACGCTGCATAGCAGGGAACTGGTGGCTGCCAGTGGTGTCGGTGATCTCCAGAGTGCATACGCTCTTGTCGCAGCTGATGACCTGCCGGTACGTGTCCTCCACTGTCGGGATGTAGGTGTCCCTGAAGGTGCCTTTAACGAAGCGCAGAACCAGGGAGCTCTTGCCCACTCCCCCTGCTCCAAACACCACCACCCGGTAATCGTTACTCTGCTCTGGCATGCTGCTTGGGTTTGTCGGGGTATTTGGTGGTTAAGATTTAACTATTCCCTGAGATCTGAAAAAGGAAAAAGGTTTCATTTGGTACACATGCACATAAAGACAGtgtatccatatatatatatcttgttatCTGATGTTCAcagatgaaaagagaaaaaatactTTCAGTCTATTTCAATCAATCTGTTAGCAAGGAAAGAAAGACCAGCATTGGTACTTCCAACCCAATCTCACAGAATCTCATGGGAGGTTTCATATGAAGTTGTACGATTTGAAAAAAGCATCAAGGTCCACCCTAACCCTACCTCTAAACATCCCATCACTTTGGGAGTGATCAGATAATATGATAACGTACAAATGAGACTACATAATCGCCAAAATGTAGTTACAAATTGCCATGTGGTTGAAGTGGTTGCATTGGTACTTTTCCAAGTGACCTACTACATTACTACATTGTCTGTGTGAACTGAAGGTCAACCAATAGTGTATTTTGCTGATACTGATATcaccaaaatgacaaaattaataattatcaacCCATGAAAATGTCTTgcgattattatttaaataaaataactcacaATAACTACTGGCATAAATAAATTGTCAACTAAAATCACTACTGACACTAACTGAATTATAactatttgtatattattttcatatgaatatattaatgatgtaaatagtattcaaataaaattaactcaagctttttttccattttaaatgtaatatgtcataattatgttataattgcattgtatatattatatatctgtgTGCCCTCTCAAGTACATTATACTGTGCtcatgatatattttaatattctcactttttttactttaaatctttACAGTCAAAAAAGCTATCCCTGAGCATGAGCAATCAGCATGTGAAGGGCATGAAAACCAGTCACACTTTAacccaaaattaaagaaaatctgCATAAATTAAAGTCAGTACAAGTGATactaccattatatatatatattgattaaacCAAAAGAGTAAACACTGTGGCACTATCAAAACACTGATCTGTTTGTCTGAGCACTCGGATTAGCTCAATACAGCAACATCAGCTCAACCAACCAATAATGTGCGTCTGAGGCAGAACTCTCTGATTTTCTGACCAGCTAGAGATGGAGGGGTGTTTGGAATGATAGTTTGATACTACTGCGCAGAAGTTTCACCAATAATTTgtaacaaatattaaagcataacataatttctgatttctttctttttatttagagGTGAAATATGACATGTTCTTTACAGTTTGTATGAGATCTAGACATCATTGGTAACAGGGTTGCCTGACATTACATATGAAAGATTATGTGTATCTTTAGTCAGATGCATTTACATTGTGACTGTGCCTCAGATGGTGTGAACCACATAGAAAGGATGGAAAGAGAATTTTCCTGacgtcaatgtgtgtgtgtgtgtgtaaatatatacatgagaGTGTATGTCTGTGTGCCTTTGTGAATTGAGTAGGACGGTCTCTGCTGCCATCGGCATCAAGGTCATCTATTAATGACTCATTTATCTTGCTGTGAAGCAGCCGTTGGACTCAGTCTCCTGTGGAAAGCAAGCTCACACCGGATATTTCTGGCACCTTACTGGATTCTTGCAGCATTTGGAGACAGAGGCCACTTCCTGACTACCTCAATAGAGATTTACTCAAATACATAATTTTCACATGACATACACAGGCCAGTCCAATGCGGTCTGATTAACAGAGAACTTTGTCTGCGTTTAAGAGCTTGAAATGCTCACATCTACTCAGCCCCAGAGGAAAATTCAGTGGTACTTCTGAATTAGCAGTAATGATTATCACTCAGATGAACAGAGACCAGATGAGCCTCTTACTGAAGACTTCCTCTTTGGTTCGCCAGCAGCATGAGATGCAATCTCAGTGGAAAGCAAGTTTTGAATATTAAGGATGTTTTGTCAAGCCCTCATACATCTCATATTCCATCTTTTTTTATATCTCTCTctcatagtaaaactgtaatcaGATGTAAAGGTCAGACATTTTATAAAGAGGCTTGGCAAATCCTGTCCATTGGAGTTAATGCACAAGACTGTAAGAGATGTATGGTGCTTTTGAGAACAATGGATCaagcatatgaaaaataaatgctaaGATAAATAAATGGCTGCATGCAATACCATATCTGTACTTTCTGTCCTATTCACAGACACTGTGATACTGTATCAATATGAACAGCTACTAGATTTCAGACATATGTACAGTTTAGAgctaaaaatttaacattttgtaaaacAGGCAGCTTACTGAATACTGAATCTGATACTATACTGATGAATACTGATTGTATGAGCCAACGGgtcagtttgattattttgtgTTGGCCACTTCGCCCCTGCTGGTAGACTTCTCAATTCAAAAACCATTCAGTGAAGCCATTTATTCTGATAACATTTTTTGAAATCACATATATATTCAGAAAACGTTTTTCCAGTGAACGTTTCTTTTTTGCTGATTATTTTTGGTGGGGTGTTAAAAGTGAATCACAGCTCAGGATAAGAAGAGAAGTGAAGAGAATAATCATATTTTTGTGGTGCCAACAGCCAGTCAGCGTTGTCATGGCATAATTTTCTATACATTTATGGAACAagtgtatggaagcccatttctgccacataagaaaaatcacattttggtaaATCATATTAacacataaaaagtcaaaataatgagatactaagtcataactataagatataaagtcaatttatttatttatttatttatttgccataattgtcaacattttgtcataatactAACTTTTTACTTTCAATGTCTGAATTTCAACTTTTCATctcatttttaaatagtttatatatatatatatatatatatatatatatatatatatatatatatatatatatatatatataattcacaaaagcattttttttcttaagtggCAGAAATAGGTTTActagtattaaatattaatctcAAGTATTAAGTATCAATCCTAtttacaccaagaacgataactctAAAAATCATAATAGCAATGGTGTGAACAAGACTTTActcttattaatataatatatgatataataactATTTATTGAATATTGGAGTTGCTGGCTCTGTTTCATAAAGCATTAATTCTCAAAACCAtgaattacagtgattttacaacAGATAATATTCCAAAGCCTGTGTCTGCTTGGTTGGTCATGAGTGTGCTGTACACACTGAGGCTCCGCTCTAGATGGCATTGCTTTTGTTTTCTGCTGGTTTGTACCAGTTTGTGTGATGTAAGTAGAAACATCAGGCCTTTGAACACCTAAGATTTATTAGAGATACTCCCCGAGCTACTCGAGAACATCTCAGCTGTGCATCGTTTTTGGAACTCTGGGAATTCTCTAGTTACTGTGGAAACAGACCTTGAGGGCATGTATAAAGAGATGGAGAGAATGAGCAAAAACAAGAGTGAGAGAATGTCATCAGAGATACTGATGGAAACAAAGCCAGATTGAGGCAAAACAACATATTTCTAATGTTGCATTACATCTTTCTGTCAGTTACCCTAGTAACCAACTGGCAAACAGTGGGTTTAATTTACGTC encodes:
- the diras1a gene encoding GTP-binding protein Di-Ras1a, with the translated sequence MPEQSNDYRVVVFGAGGVGKSSLVLRFVKGTFRDTYIPTVEDTYRQVISCDKSVCTLEITDTTGSHQFPAMQRLSISKGHAFILVYSITSRQSLEELKPIYQQVLAIKGNVENIPIMLVGNKSDETQREVETKEGEAQANIWKCAFMETSAKTNTNVKELFQELLNLDKKRDMSLNMRSSKQRRADKLKAKCSVM